The Bifidobacterium animalis subsp. animalis ATCC 25527 genomic interval ACCGTCGGACAGGACGATACGCCGCAGGAGCTGCCGCCGGTGGGGTTGGGCACGCGTGACGGCGTGGTGAAGCGCTGGAATCGTGAATCCCCCACCACGATGGATTCCTGGAGCATCATCGATTTGAAGGACGGAGACGAGCTGCTTGTGGCGGCAGATGCGCATGACGACGACCGTTTCGTGTTCGTTTCCTCCGATTCCTCGCTGCTCACGTATGAGGCCAGGAACGTACGCCCTCAAGGCCGCACTGCGGCAGGCATGGCCGGCATACGTCTCGCCGATGGATGCACGGTGCTCTCCTGCGCCGTGGTTGCACATGCCGATGTCGAATGGCATGATGCCGAGCACGATGACGCCGGCAATCTGCTCTCCCCCGCCAGCGGAGCCGTGGTGCTCACCGTCGCCGGCGATGTGGATGCGCTGCCGGGCACCGAGAACGGTGCGGCAAAGGTCACGCCATTGGAGCTCTACCCCACCAAGGGAAGAGCGACCGGTGGTGTGCGCTCGCAGCGCTTCCTCAAGGGGCAGAACACGTTGATCAAGGCGTGCGTGGGTCCCTACCCGCTGCTGGCCGCAACGTCGGGGGGCCATCCCGTCGAACTGCCGGCGCCGGATATGCGTCGTGATGGTTCGGGAACCGAGCTGCCGGCACCAATCGCCTACGCGGCCTGAGCGAGATCGCGGGATCGGCATACGACAGGGCCCGGTCAGAGCAGCTCTGACCGGGCCCTGTCGTATGCCGATCCCGCGTCTGTCACGTGGTGGTGTACATGGCCATGAGCACCGCACCTGCCACGATGAGCAATGTGCCGAAGAGTATGCAGATCATCTGATGCCTCGTCTTGTGTTCCTTGAGAACCACGATGCCACCGAAGGTGGAGACGAGCACTCCCAGTTGGGAGAAGGTCGTGGCGATGGCCTGACCGACGTTCGGGTTGGCCGCCGAGATGAAGATGAGGCAGTTGCCTATGGCCCAGGCGAGGCCAGTGAAGATGTTCAGCGCGGTCTTGCGGGTGAAGATGAGCGACTGGTTATGCTCGCCAAGCACAATGATGGCGACTGCAGTGAGCACCTGCCCGACGGACTGTGGCAGGACCATTGCGGTCATATAATACAGGCCGTTGCCGTCCGGCGCATTGTAGATGGCGTTGTCGATATACCCGGTCTTGTGCAAAAGGTTCGGGAACACGAAGTACATCATGAACCCGATAGTGGAGATGAGCAGGGCGATCATGCCGAATTTCATGTTCTTCGCACTGACATGCACGGCAT includes:
- a CDS encoding GRP family sugar transporter, with translation MGMLIALLPALFLGSNSVMTAKIDGKPSQGTLGTTFGAFLFAVLMAVFYTIPHAGASFAFNPRIWAVGLCSGIFWTIGSIGQFSALKPLGVSLAMPISTAGQVVGNALMAAIVLGEWRSLRVWVIGIIAIILVTSGAILCSSRDSDTDAVHVSAKNMKFGMIALLISTIGFMMYFVFPNLLHKTGYIDNAIYNAPDGNGLYYMTAMVLPQSVGQVLTAVAIIVLGEHNQSLIFTRKTALNIFTGLAWAIGNCLIFISAANPNVGQAIATTFSQLGVLVSTFGGIVVLKEHKTRHQMICILFGTLLIVAGAVLMAMYTTT